Proteins encoded by one window of Sphingosinicella sp. BN140058:
- a CDS encoding dienelactone hydrolase family protein, with the protein MCERDQIEEWNDGRPSDWSVNRRQFGIAGLGVLAACASGSVADAAGGLAEDRVRVTTPDGTMDAFFVRPAKGRHPAILTWPDIAGLREAFEVMARRLSGQGYAVLVVNPYYRSVPAPQFPDFAQFRAQGGFEKVGPWRAALTADAVQRDAKAAIAWLDARSEVDTKRGVGTHGYCMGGPFTVWTAAAVPGRVRAAASLHGGGLVKADDPQSPHALLAKTQAGYLFAIGQDDDAKAPDVKTALRDAAAAAGRSAEVEVYAANHGWTVLDSPSYEAKAAERAWERMSALFKTL; encoded by the coding sequence ATGTGTGAACGCGACCAGATCGAAGAGTGGAATGATGGCAGGCCATCCGACTGGAGCGTCAATCGGCGGCAGTTCGGGATCGCCGGCCTGGGTGTGCTGGCCGCCTGCGCGTCCGGATCCGTCGCCGATGCGGCCGGTGGTCTTGCTGAGGACCGTGTGCGGGTGACGACGCCGGACGGGACCATGGACGCGTTCTTCGTCCGTCCGGCGAAGGGGCGGCATCCTGCGATCCTGACCTGGCCCGACATCGCCGGTCTCCGCGAAGCGTTCGAGGTCATGGCACGGCGTCTGTCCGGGCAGGGCTATGCCGTGCTGGTGGTCAATCCTTATTATCGGTCCGTGCCGGCGCCGCAGTTTCCCGATTTCGCGCAATTCCGTGCCCAGGGCGGGTTCGAGAAAGTGGGGCCTTGGCGTGCCGCTTTGACGGCCGACGCGGTCCAGCGCGATGCCAAAGCGGCGATCGCCTGGCTCGACGCGCGGTCGGAGGTCGACACGAAACGCGGTGTCGGCACGCACGGTTATTGCATGGGCGGACCCTTCACGGTGTGGACAGCCGCTGCAGTGCCGGGGCGAGTCCGCGCGGCGGCGTCGCTTCACGGCGGAGGGCTGGTCAAGGCCGACGATCCGCAAAGCCCGCATGCGCTGCTCGCCAAGACGCAGGCAGGCTATCTGTTCGCGATCGGTCAGGACGACGACGCCAAGGCGCCCGACGTGAAGACGGCGCTACGCGATGCGGCGGCGGCGGCCGGCCGATCGGCCGAAGTGGAGGTGTACGCCGCCAACCATGGCTGGACGGTGCTCGACAGCCCTTCCTACGAGGCGAAGGCGGCCGAGCGCGCCTGGGAGCGGATGAGCGCTCTGTTCAAGACCCTGTAG
- a CDS encoding helix-turn-helix transcriptional regulator, with the protein MHIDAFQTLADPTRRRVVDALSGGERQVNDIVAEIGIHQSGVSRHLRILHEAGFVTVRADGQRRLYALKPDRFHELDEWLAKYRTLWEARLDRFGAALARQQHRKSKGSSGND; encoded by the coding sequence ATGCACATAGACGCTTTCCAGACCTTGGCCGATCCGACCCGTCGCAGGGTCGTCGACGCGCTCAGCGGCGGCGAGCGGCAGGTCAACGACATCGTCGCCGAGATTGGCATTCACCAATCCGGCGTCTCCCGCCACCTGCGCATCCTTCATGAAGCTGGCTTCGTGACGGTGCGGGCGGATGGGCAGCGGCGCCTTTATGCGCTGAAGCCGGACCGCTTCCACGAGCTGGACGAATGGCTCGCCAAATATCGAACGCTCTGGGAGGCGCGGCTGGACCGCTTCGGCGCCGCCCTCGCGCGTCAGCAGCATCGCAAATCCAAAGGGAGTTCCGGGAATGACTGA
- a CDS encoding TonB-dependent receptor, with the protein MRVSHVRSLLLSACALAATLPAVAAAQDAAAQHAEAGATAATASDEAVDEGEIVITGTARAQRRFDVSYAVNSLKQDDVLRIAPKNYADLLGTVPGIQVEATGGEVQNITRVRGIPTDRGYLIFQQDGLPLYHEIDGAFFNSGEGMNRFDLMTERVEIVRGGPAPIFASSAAAIANNITVTGDATPRGRAQLTLGDTGLYRLDLMQAGPVDDNSYFAIGGFLRHHDGYRDPGFASDKGGQIRANFKQDLENGFVKISAMYVNDHNLFYLPIPTADPRNPDVSLDPYIDYHKGTLNSPALRDVTIKYLDGTNQLQTLNRDLADGRHMRFFNLGFDWEGDFGGWLTSAKVGYTKGKSSFDAFYSTTNPADANTFAAGYLAAARTAFGANVARLGYALAGTNGATAYDPSSASGLIMSGQYRAVEADFYSGQADLSVTRKFETGIGSHDVRVGVYGSAYGVSSLQVYQDMLVEVQSRPRLIDLVAYSATGAVLGSVTQDGVLRYTTTLNQGDGDARMIALYANDTWEITRGLRLDAGIRREWYDYDGYALLSKEANLGDPTTLADNTTRAFTGAVIARQLKPSATNWTAGLNYDFTGNFGAYGRISNLEVPPQIGVTTSTAPTIVKTKARQIELGLKANFGPNYLYLTGFYTKFDPFNASFVAFNPVTGRNDQAVPFIGEAVAKGVEIDGRIAPTRWFDLTGSVTWADPEYRKLENSAGADPSAVNGNQIIREAKFFGNLRPAVHVPVGDGELEIAGRFEWVGRRYVDLFNLTALPAYQTFGASASLTRGPWRIQAVGDNLTNAKGLTEGNPRTDQLGGQGASDAIYGRPLFGRNFRLIVSRSW; encoded by the coding sequence ATGCGCGTCTCTCACGTCCGTTCGCTTCTCCTCTCCGCCTGCGCGCTCGCCGCGACGCTCCCGGCCGTGGCTGCGGCCCAGGACGCAGCGGCGCAGCATGCGGAGGCTGGCGCTACCGCCGCGACCGCGTCGGACGAGGCCGTGGACGAAGGCGAGATCGTGATCACCGGCACGGCACGGGCGCAGCGCCGCTTCGACGTTTCCTATGCGGTCAATTCCTTGAAGCAGGACGACGTGCTGCGGATCGCGCCGAAAAACTACGCCGACCTGCTCGGCACCGTTCCCGGCATCCAGGTCGAAGCGACCGGCGGCGAGGTCCAGAACATCACCCGGGTCCGCGGCATCCCGACCGATCGCGGCTATCTGATCTTCCAGCAGGACGGGCTGCCGCTTTACCACGAGATCGACGGCGCCTTCTTCAACTCGGGCGAGGGCATGAACCGCTTCGATCTGATGACCGAACGAGTCGAGATTGTCCGCGGCGGCCCGGCACCGATCTTCGCCAGCAGCGCTGCGGCGATCGCCAACAACATCACCGTCACGGGCGATGCGACGCCGCGCGGCCGGGCCCAGCTCACCCTCGGCGACACCGGCCTCTACCGGCTCGATCTGATGCAGGCCGGTCCGGTCGACGACAACAGCTATTTCGCCATCGGCGGATTCCTGCGGCACCATGACGGCTATCGCGATCCGGGCTTCGCCAGCGACAAGGGCGGCCAGATCCGCGCCAATTTCAAGCAGGATCTGGAGAACGGCTTCGTCAAGATCTCGGCGATGTACGTCAACGATCACAATCTCTTCTATCTGCCGATCCCCACCGCCGATCCGCGCAACCCCGACGTCTCGCTCGATCCGTACATCGATTACCACAAGGGCACCTTGAACTCGCCGGCGCTCCGCGACGTCACCATCAAATATCTGGACGGCACCAACCAGCTGCAGACCCTGAACCGCGATCTTGCCGACGGCCGCCACATGCGCTTCTTCAATCTCGGCTTCGACTGGGAGGGCGATTTCGGCGGCTGGCTGACCTCGGCCAAGGTCGGCTACACCAAGGGCAAGAGCAGCTTCGACGCGTTCTATTCGACCACCAACCCGGCTGACGCCAACACCTTCGCCGCCGGCTATCTCGCCGCTGCGCGCACCGCATTCGGCGCCAACGTCGCGCGGCTGGGCTATGCGCTCGCCGGCACGAACGGCGCGACCGCCTACGATCCCTCATCCGCATCCGGGCTGATCATGTCCGGCCAATATCGCGCGGTGGAAGCCGATTTCTATTCGGGCCAGGCCGATCTCAGCGTCACCCGCAAGTTCGAAACCGGGATCGGCAGCCACGACGTTCGCGTCGGCGTCTACGGATCGGCCTACGGTGTTTCGAGCCTGCAGGTGTATCAGGACATGCTGGTCGAAGTGCAGAGCCGTCCGCGTTTGATCGATCTGGTTGCTTATTCCGCCACCGGCGCGGTGCTCGGCTCTGTCACCCAGGACGGCGTGCTGCGCTACACCACCACGCTTAACCAGGGCGACGGCGACGCCAGGATGATCGCGCTCTACGCCAACGATACCTGGGAGATCACGCGCGGCCTGCGCCTCGACGCGGGCATCCGGCGGGAATGGTATGATTATGACGGCTACGCCCTGCTGTCGAAGGAAGCCAATCTCGGCGATCCGACCACGCTTGCCGACAACACCACTCGAGCATTCACCGGCGCGGTCATCGCGCGCCAGCTCAAACCCTCCGCAACCAACTGGACGGCCGGCCTCAACTACGATTTCACCGGCAATTTCGGGGCCTACGGTCGCATCTCCAATCTCGAAGTGCCGCCGCAGATCGGCGTGACGACGAGCACCGCGCCCACCATTGTCAAGACCAAGGCACGTCAGATCGAGCTCGGCCTTAAGGCCAATTTCGGCCCGAACTATCTCTATCTCACCGGCTTCTACACCAAGTTCGATCCGTTCAACGCTTCGTTCGTCGCCTTCAATCCGGTGACCGGCCGCAACGATCAGGCGGTACCGTTCATCGGCGAGGCGGTTGCCAAGGGTGTCGAAATCGACGGCCGGATCGCGCCGACGCGCTGGTTCGATCTGACGGGCTCGGTCACCTGGGCCGATCCCGAATATCGCAAGCTCGAGAACAGCGCGGGGGCCGATCCGAGCGCGGTCAACGGCAACCAGATCATCCGCGAAGCCAAGTTCTTCGGCAATTTACGGCCGGCCGTGCATGTCCCGGTCGGCGATGGCGAACTCGAGATTGCCGGCCGCTTCGAATGGGTCGGCCGCCGCTACGTCGATCTGTTCAATCTGACGGCGCTGCCCGCCTACCAGACGTTCGGGGCCAGCGCGTCGCTGACCCGGGGCCCGTGGCGGATCCAGGCGGTTGGCGACAATCTCACCAACGCCAAGGGGCTGACGGAGGGCAATCCCCGCACCGACCAGCTCGGCGGCCAGGGCGCCAGCGACGCGATCTACGGCCGGCCCCTGTTCGGGCGCAATTTCCGCCTGATCGTCAGCCGCAGCTGGTGA
- a CDS encoding DUF6683 family protein — translation MLALASPAAAQDLGGALDLGQLGADIGVNNAIRANVARSRPATRPVRIVPGTETQLSFRPSLEQRRKNLAQFVARSRARDAEGAARMEALFASGDVIGRINGQLGTYGFRTNHVADAYAAWWINAWLASRGRTDDPTRAQIDAVRAQAADAMRALPQLARASDATKQEMAEAYLVQTALIGSALDAANGNPERMRQVAAAVRQAARAAGLDLAAMNLTDRGFVPR, via the coding sequence ATGCTGGCTCTTGCGAGCCCGGCGGCGGCGCAGGATTTGGGGGGAGCGCTGGATCTGGGGCAATTGGGCGCGGACATCGGCGTCAACAACGCCATTCGCGCCAACGTCGCGCGCTCCCGCCCCGCGACCCGGCCGGTGCGGATCGTGCCTGGGACGGAGACGCAGCTCAGCTTTCGGCCGTCGCTGGAGCAGCGCCGCAAGAACCTCGCGCAGTTCGTCGCAAGGTCGCGGGCGCGAGATGCGGAGGGCGCGGCGCGGATGGAGGCGCTGTTTGCGTCCGGCGACGTGATCGGCCGGATCAATGGCCAGCTCGGCACCTACGGCTTCCGCACCAACCACGTCGCCGACGCATATGCGGCCTGGTGGATCAATGCGTGGCTCGCTTCGCGCGGGCGCACCGACGATCCGACCCGCGCCCAGATCGACGCGGTGCGGGCGCAGGCCGCCGACGCCATGCGGGCACTGCCGCAACTGGCGCGCGCAAGCGATGCGACCAAGCAGGAGATGGCCGAGGCCTATCTGGTGCAGACCGCGCTGATCGGATCCGCCCTCGACGCTGCCAACGGCAATCCCGAGCGGATGCGCCAGGTTGCGGCGGCGGTGCGCCAGGCCGCCCGTGCGGCCGGGCTCGACCTGGCCGCCATGAACCTCACCGATCGGGGTTTCGTACCGCGCTAG